The following proteins come from a genomic window of Shewanella halifaxensis HAW-EB4:
- a CDS encoding type II secretion system protein N, producing MKLAKMIALGFLVYLVFLVVLFPASVAVKLAPLPKNVAISGVSGTVWAGKIDMLSVQKRQVEMISWDLNVWSLLTGTVKADVVIGSRASAVNGKGTVAYSLSGLDVSGLRFEAPSSFLLGRTNLPFRTKVNGDLSVLVDNFEQGLPWCEQLSGKLFLNQVNVTNQFGKYPLGDIALGLACLDGKVELTTDEKLNALGLDGSIVLADNKMVQVNAKIREVSTQPDDLKKALSFLGKKDSQGYYPLTYQGRLPI from the coding sequence GTGAAATTAGCAAAAATGATTGCACTGGGCTTTTTAGTCTACTTAGTTTTTTTAGTGGTGTTATTTCCGGCAAGTGTCGCTGTAAAGCTGGCCCCCTTGCCAAAGAATGTGGCTATTAGTGGTGTATCTGGCACGGTTTGGGCGGGCAAAATAGATATGCTGAGTGTGCAGAAGCGCCAAGTGGAGATGATAAGCTGGGATCTTAATGTTTGGTCTTTACTGACTGGCACCGTTAAGGCCGATGTGGTTATTGGGAGCAGAGCCAGCGCGGTAAACGGTAAGGGAACAGTAGCCTATTCACTAAGCGGTTTAGATGTCAGTGGCTTAAGATTTGAGGCGCCGAGTAGCTTCTTGTTAGGACGTACTAACTTACCTTTTAGAACCAAAGTAAATGGTGACTTAAGTGTGTTGGTTGATAACTTTGAGCAAGGCTTACCTTGGTGTGAACAGCTATCGGGCAAGTTGTTTTTGAACCAAGTCAATGTGACTAACCAGTTCGGTAAGTACCCGTTAGGGGATATCGCACTGGGTCTGGCTTGTCTCGACGGTAAAGTTGAACTGACAACAGATGAAAAGCTTAATGCTTTAGGCCTTGATGGCAGCATCGTATTAGCCGATAACAAGATGGTACAAGTGAATGCTAAGATCCGCGAAGTAAGCACTCAGCCAGATGACTTGAAGAAGGCGCTATCTTTCTTAGGCAAGAAGGACAGCCAAGGCTATTACCCGCTCACCTATCAAGGTCGATTACCTATCTAG
- a CDS encoding type II secretion system protein M: MENFKAWWGGLVLREQQMVAACGVVLVIGILYWGIWTPIANAEDEAQRRLEGQQSTLNYVKQTANRIAGLKQSGSSNVFRGSLSAAVNQAAGAFGLTITRMQPQGNKIQVWMDEVPFDTLLNYLNELVQNKGLSLESIDLAESDTPGYVNVRRIQLSK; encoded by the coding sequence ATGGAAAATTTTAAAGCTTGGTGGGGTGGATTAGTACTACGTGAGCAGCAAATGGTTGCGGCTTGTGGTGTGGTGTTGGTCATCGGTATCTTGTATTGGGGTATTTGGACTCCGATTGCGAATGCGGAAGATGAGGCTCAGCGCAGATTAGAGGGCCAACAGAGTACGCTAAACTACGTTAAGCAAACCGCTAATCGTATTGCAGGACTTAAACAAAGTGGTAGTAGTAACGTATTTAGAGGCAGTTTAAGTGCGGCAGTTAACCAAGCAGCAGGCGCATTTGGACTCACCATTACTCGTATGCAGCCACAAGGGAATAAAATTCAAGTGTGGATGGATGAAGTGCCTTTCGATACCTTGCTAAATTATTTGAATGAACTGGTACAGAACAAGGGATTGTCGTTAGAAAGTATAGACTTAGCCGAGTCTGACACCCCAGGTTACGTTAATGTTCGTCGTATTCAGTTGTCCAAGTAA
- the gspL gene encoding type II secretion system protein GspL: MSERLFIRLGQTAEQPCSWLVWSEQEQEIIGSGELSDASALSTLTERAGNRAVDILVPASSITLTQVELPEKSQRQAVKALPFMLEENLAQNVDELHFVTGPRNGDALSIAVVAHEQMQAWLEWLSDAGLKAKCIVPDCLALPLAECDWAAMSFGKEILLRTGEGSGVSLSQSWLDVALPQLLTVADNAQTTVAGYTELQLAGTEVKVQPLDLPMLVLARGVLNAPMNLLSGVYKPKKEYGKHLTLWRNTAIAFAVVIVLALVNKGLNIHQMNSDADALQAQSEQIYKQVVPGSSRVVNLRSQMGSYVRTLQGGGSGSEFFVMLKGMQDAFAQVPALKPTTLRFDSNRNEIRMQVTAKNYEQIEKFKEIIARSFKLDGGAMNSGESQVTSTLTIRSK, encoded by the coding sequence GTGAGTGAAAGACTATTTATCCGCTTAGGACAAACTGCCGAGCAACCCTGCTCTTGGCTAGTTTGGTCTGAGCAGGAACAAGAAATTATAGGTTCTGGTGAGCTTAGCGACGCCAGTGCACTATCAACTCTTACTGAAAGAGCGGGTAATCGTGCGGTTGACATATTAGTGCCAGCCTCAAGTATTACATTAACTCAAGTTGAGCTACCAGAGAAAAGCCAGCGCCAAGCGGTAAAGGCACTGCCTTTCATGCTGGAAGAGAACCTTGCGCAAAATGTTGATGAACTGCACTTTGTAACAGGGCCGCGAAATGGTGATGCCTTGAGTATTGCCGTGGTTGCTCATGAGCAGATGCAAGCATGGCTTGAATGGCTTAGTGATGCCGGTCTTAAAGCAAAATGTATCGTACCCGACTGCTTGGCGTTGCCATTGGCTGAGTGTGACTGGGCTGCCATGAGTTTTGGCAAAGAGATTTTACTGCGCACCGGTGAAGGTAGCGGTGTGAGTTTGAGTCAAAGCTGGTTGGATGTGGCTTTGCCACAGCTGCTTACCGTGGCAGACAACGCGCAAACTACCGTAGCGGGTTATACCGAACTGCAATTAGCGGGCACGGAAGTCAAAGTTCAGCCACTTGATCTACCCATGTTAGTGCTGGCTAGAGGCGTGTTGAATGCCCCTATGAACCTGCTTTCTGGTGTTTACAAACCCAAGAAAGAGTATGGCAAGCATCTAACCTTGTGGCGTAATACGGCTATCGCGTTTGCTGTAGTCATCGTTTTAGCCCTGGTGAATAAAGGCCTGAATATTCATCAGATGAATAGCGACGCCGATGCGTTACAGGCACAAAGCGAGCAGATTTATAAGCAAGTTGTGCCTGGTAGTTCACGCGTGGTGAACCTGCGCTCACAGATGGGGAGTTACGTGCGTACCCTTCAAGGTGGCGGCAGTGGCAGCGAATTTTTTGTTATGCTCAAGGGTATGCAAGATGCATTTGCTCAAGTACCAGCACTTAAGCCGACAACATTGCGTTTTGATAGTAACCGTAATGAAATCCGCATGCAGGTTACAGCCAAGAACTATGAGCAGATTGAAAAGTTTAAAGAGATCATTGCGCGTTCTTTCAAGCTCGATGGGGGTGCGATGAACAGTGGTGAGTCTCAGGTCACCAGCACCTTAACCATAAGGAGCAAATAA